The Ziziphus jujuba cultivar Dongzao chromosome 5, ASM3175591v1 genome segment ctatatatttgttttatatcattttattaaaaattttcaaaggtGGGAAGTGATGGGCCAAaattgtttttgcatttaatttcaaaaattagttacaatatttttatttttatgaaattctaaAGCATCAGTTACAAAATCGCATGACACAAAAATTTAGATTTAACaacaaacaatatttttatagcTGATAcctagctctttttttttttttttttttttttaatgactttGTCCTTTTTTCttaccaaataatattttattattattgttattattattattattattattattattattaaagtgtTAGGTACGCCAGCCTATGATCCATTGGAATCTATATTAGATAAATAAGAAGTCTTACTAAAGTTTCTCTATCGAATAATTCTTTGATTAAGTAAAAAATTTATGTCATACTGTGGGTTCTTTTGCTTGTTATTATAGTGCTAGAGAAACCAATGGAGACGCACATGTTTTAGCTCGTAATGGGTCATTTTACCTTTCTTCTATTTTACACAGAACTtatgttctattttttattgaaagttTGAGTTTCTTTTGCAAAaaacagaaataataataaaataataaaataataataattccctattaatgaaaataatagtaAATGATTCCCACGGACACCTGTACAAAAGATGGGGAACGACCTCgtttactattattttaattttctaggtGAAAGAAACAactttttctttgctgtttacTGGGAAGTTGCCGTAGGGTCCGCCCTCAAATAATCTATGAAATAACGTCGCAATTGGTCCTTGCagaatatttgatatatatatatatatatatatatatatatatagacacacacacacgaaCACGATTTGGAGGAAACGAAAAGGAAATTCAAGATGAGTTTACAAGCAATTTTACACCTATATATGTTATAACCTGTATTGCCCAAATTTACAAAAAGGAAATTCAAGATGAGTTTACAAGCAATTTTAcacctatatatattataacctGTATTGCCCAAATTTACAATAATACGCCGTAGCCACTCCCCCAACCTTTTGCTTATTTGCAGCACGTAAAGAATCTTACCTCTTTTTTTCAATCCGCCATAGCCACTCCCTCAGCCTTTTGTTTTTCTGCAGCAGGTAAAGAATCTAACCTCCGTTTCCATAATATTCTCTGTTGCTTATAATTTTGGATTGctgtgctttttatttttttattttttttatttttttatgtttctttgaTCTCTGTGTGCTCTGtgaattgtttttgtttaaatggAAAGTATATAATCTCAATAATGGCCATAATTATATTCTATGTTGCTATGAGCTCTTAACAATCATATCAGTAAAATCCTGCTGAAAGTTAGATTAattgagcattttttttttttttttactcccaCTCGAGAGACTGTAACTTTAATTGATACTGCCAAAATGCttgatttgataaaaaatattgtttcccGCATTTTCTTGGCAAACAAACAGAAATTAAAGACTgacaaaatgaaaggaaaagagTAGAGAAAAAAGTAATATGCGTTATGATAAGCTGTATATGTTGGTGAAATTCTAAACCCCCTTTGACCAAATTTGGGTTATGGTATTTAAGAATGTCCAACAGAATTTTTGTAGAAATTTAGGGATTCTCTGCAACAATTCCTATGTATGGATTGTGGGTTCTTTTAGGAAAAGTAAAGCTTAAGATGATATGAATTACTTGCTTATacttgaaaatcaaaatttcatgCTTTCATAACAATATAATTTAGCGCATACTACAATTTACTTTATTGTTCCATAATAATTTGCAAGTATCAGACATATCTTGAACAAATCTGCATCCATAGCAGGTGGATATAACAGTGCTCTTTGCACTtgcttcttattttattttattttacttcattgCACTTGGATTAGTGACAAAAACATACGCAAAAAGTATCCAACTGCGGGTTTTTCAGAAGCAGGGAATTTGATGTTGAGCATTTAggttgaattttttgttttggttgaatttgttatgttaattataaaaatatctgcTGTTTTTGTTACCCCAGCAATCATTGTCATTTActtcatcaacaacaacaaaaagagtAAAAATGGGAAGCAGCAACCAAGCTTCAAGTGACATTGAAAACCCATATGTTTCTATAGCAATTTCCATGACAGAGGAGTTGGATAGCTTGCCTCCCTTATCTTCGGTATGTTGTATTTACAGAGTATCTGAGCGATTAAGGCTTGTGAACGAAAAGGCATATACACCACAAGTAGTTTCCATTGGTCCTCTCCACCATGGCAAGGATTGCTTAAAAGCAATGGAAGAGCACAAAAAGAGGTATCTACGTGATTATCTTAAACGGACTAATGTAAGCTTGGAAGATTACATAAAGATTGTTAAGCAAAATGAACTTGGATTGCGGAGTTGCTATGCGGAAACCATTGGATTCGACACTGATGAATTTGTAAAGATAATCCTAGTAGACTCTGCCTTCATCATTGAGGTCTTGTTAAGGTACAGCATCCCTGAATTTCAGGACGAGCACGATCGGATATTCAACAAGCCGTGGATGTTGCAGGATGTCTGGCCTGACCTGCGCTTGCTTGAGAATCAGTTGCCATTTTTCATACTTGAAGAAGTTTATAAGCCTGACAAAATTTCATTGCCTTCTGGACACACTGAGAAGCCTTCAATCATTAAACTTGCCCACAAATTCTTCACAACACTGATGCATTTAGAAGGGACTGAAACAAAGTTGGAGCAAATCAAACCTGAAAATGTTGCACACTTTGTTGATTTTCTGAGAACCTTGTATATACCATTGAACCCACGTGATGGAGAGAAATTTAAAAGTCTAAATGCTCCCAGCATGACAGAGCTACACCGTGCAGGAGTTAAGTTCAGAGTAGCATCAAGCAAAAACTTGTTTGATATACATTTCAATAATGGGATTCTTAAAATTCCTAAGTTAACAATAAGTGATGAGATAGAACTGACCATAAGAAATCTACTAGCCTTTGAACAATGCCATTGCGTAGAGAATTATCTGAATGATTATGTTGTGATTATGGATCGACTTGTTAATACTCCAAAGGATGTGGATTTGCTTGTTAAATATGGAATTGTAGAGAACAGGCTAGGGGACAGCAGTGAGGGAGCTAGTCTGATAAACAAACTCGCAGATGGGGTTATAATGGACTCTGATGATTTCTATTTTGCTGGTATTTGTAAAGCGCTCAATGATTATTGCAGCACCTCCTGGCA includes the following:
- the LOC125423117 gene encoding UPF0481 protein At3g47200-like; amino-acid sequence: MGSSNQASSDIENPYVSIAISMTEELDSLPPLSSVCCIYRVSERLRLVNEKAYTPQVVSIGPLHHGKDCLKAMEEHKKRYLRDYLKRTNVSLEDYIKIVKQNELGLRSCYAETIGFDTDEFVKIILVDSAFIIEVLLRYSIPEFQDEHDRIFNKPWMLQDVWPDLRLLENQLPFFILEEVYKPDKISLPSGHTEKPSIIKLAHKFFTTLMHLEGTETKLEQIKPENVAHFVDFLRTLYIPLNPRDGEKFKSLNAPSMTELHRAGVKFRVASSKNLFDIHFNNGILKIPKLTISDEIELTIRNLLAFEQCHCVENYLNDYVVIMDRLVNTPKDVDLLVKYGIVENRLGDSSEGASLINKLADGVIMDSDDFYFAGICKALNDYCSTSWHKWKANLNQNYFNTPWAIVSVTAAILLLILTIIQAVCSILQVKDSPP